The Plutella xylostella chromosome 12, ilPluXylo3.1, whole genome shotgun sequence genome includes a window with the following:
- the LOC119694052 gene encoding LOW QUALITY PROTEIN: blastoderm-specific protein 25D (The sequence of the model RefSeq protein was modified relative to this genomic sequence to represent the inferred CDS: inserted 2 bases in 1 codon), whose protein sequence is MDRTSMDHYEKQLYSVFKTFDVDNEEALDKSAVLELCDTLQLEDRGAALADSLFERPHERVTFTQFRNGLLSVLGGSPAPPATPAPAAPASDDDSSGREVAPKLVVGAKRYGRRSRPXRPRRRPPRPPARRPRPASPPPALLPARRLAPAAAAALCADLHMDGLDPALVQRIFDDAGAPDLSVAEFFERLNSALSETLAAGDAGGAEAEPELSAEAVCGAWERGGVPAAPRLLRDLGFTAPALAPAELQSALDAALAAPPPPGAPPDPRAPLLHAALALQRLRLAAAEAAGDAARAEAGTLRAALAAADRRAACLARDVDDDHARIEASLQARVRALEARRGDEARAHEQALAAERARGDAARAALQASEARAAAEGARARGEAAELRARAEEEARRAAAAERRAAALAAARDALAGELRARGEAPPPPPAGPDPALAAALDQLRLENKQLRDRTDELVAELEAAARGAGAAAGAGDAGGASWREEVGAPEHSLASLLSAPSCTDECDQSFMSLDHKVFGQLECVRRLQRALDGAGAAAAAAGCDSCAALQGIIATIQERVLELTGGPDATEAVDAAVQTEGNDEEVEKLQKKLAEAQQSHEEEKLKLSNLVKDLESSLDALKLEYDKCEEYWSGKLDEERDLHAEEQRASDERLSDLVDKISEYEQQFAPAPAPAPGSPSGRLPTIDESYSLELQFNDLQDEFDKYKQDTEEQLKAKTEEIEKLKEKIKMLEERPVVNGSNRPSPIDYLWSQGTIHSPQGRTEKAVRNYQNPAFMQPEVRSSSDSDRERPGLSPIRRPMTQRSASAGTLRDEPQVLHCSELEGQLRQQAQMVQRNPCACGALEARCRQLAAALRHRQLCLDAVQQAARTEGCALRARVAAAEAAAARLHARLASADLLVKELYVENCQLSQHQTRLL, encoded by the exons ATGGATAGAACGTCTATGGATCACTACGAAAAACAGCTGTACTCCGTGTTCAAAACATTCGACGTAGATAACGAGGAAGCCCTAGACAAGTCTGCCGTGCTCGAACTGTGTGATACTTTGCAGTTGGAGGACCGCGGCGCCGCGCTCGCGGACTCGCTGTTCGAGCGGCCACACGAGCGCGTCACCTTCACGCAGTTCCGCAACGGGCTGCTGAGCGTGCTCGGGGGCTCCCCGGCGCCCCCCGCgacccccgcccccgccgcgcccgccagcGACGACGACTCGTCCGGCCGCGAGGTGGCGCCCAAGCTGGTGGTCGGCGCCAAGCGCTACGGGCGGCGTTCCCGGCC TCGTCCGCGTCGccgtcccccgcgcccccccgcgcgccgcccgcgccccgcgtccccgccgcccgcgctgcTACCCGCGCGCCGTCtggcccccgccgccgccgccgcgctgtgCGCCGACCTGCACATGGACGGGCTGGACCCCGCGCTCGTGCAGCGCATCTTCGACGACGCCGGCGCGCCCGACCTCTCCGTCGCGGAGTTCTTCGAGCGGCTCAACTCGGCCCTGAGCGAGACCCTCGCGGCGGGGGACGCGGGGGGTGCGGAGGCCGAGCCGGAGCTCAGCGCCGAGGCCGTGTGCGGCGCCTGGGAGCGCGGGGGCGTGCCCGCGGCGCCCCGCCTGCTGCGCGACCTGGGCTTCACCGCGCCCGCGCTGGCGCCCGCCGAGCTGCAGAGCGCGCTGGacgcggcgctggcggcccccccgccccccggcGCCCCCCCCGacccgcgcgcgccgctgcTGCACGCCGCGCTGGCGCTGCAGCGGCTgcggctggcggcggcggaggcggcggGCGATGCGGCGCGCGCGGAGGCGGGCACGCTGcgcgcggcgctggcggcggcggaccGGCGCGCCGCGTGCCTGGCGCGCGACGTGGACGACGACCACGCGCGCATCGAGGCGTCGCTGCAGGCGCGCGTGCGGGCGCTggaggcgcggcgcggggACGAGGCGCGCGCGCACGAGCAGGCGCTGGCGGCGGAGCGCGCGCGGGGGGACGCGGCGCGGGCCGCCCTGCAGGCGAGcgaggcgcgcgcggcggcggagggcgcgcgggcgcggggggaggCGGCCGAGCTGCGCGCGCGCGCGGAGGAGgaggcgcggcgcgcggcggcggcggagcggcgggcggcggcgctggcggcggcgaggGACGCGCTGGCGGGGGAGCTGCGCGCGCGGGgcgaggcgccgccgccgccgcccgccggccCCGAccccgcgctggccgccgcgCTGGACCAGCTGCGGCTCGAGAACAAGCAGCTGCGCGACCGCACGGACGAGCTGGTGGCCGAGctggaggcggcggcgcgcggcgcgggggcggctgCGGGCGCGGGGGACGCGGGCGGCGCCAGCTGGCGGGAGGAGGTCGGCGCGCCGGAACACTCGCTCGCCTCGCTACTGTCTGCACCGTCATGCACCGAC GAATGCGACCAGTCGTTCATGAGCCTGGATCACAAGGTGTTCGGGCAGCTGGAGTGCGTGCGGCGGCTGCAGCGCGCTTTGgacggggcgggcgcggcggcggcggcggcgggctgcGACTCCTGCGCCGCTCTACAAGGCATCATCGCGACCATCCAGGAGCGGGTACTGGAGCTCACGGGCGGCCCAGACGCGACCGAAGCCGTGGACGCTGCAGTACAGACTGAAGGGAATGATGAAGAGGTGGAGAAGTTGCAGAAGAAGTTGGCCGAAGCTCAACAGAGCCATGAGGAGGAAAAGCTAAAGCTTTCCAATTTAGTGAA AGACTTGGAATCAAGTTTGGACGCATTGAAGTTGGAATACGACAAGTGCGAAGAGTACTGGAGCGGCAAGTTGGACGAGGAGCGGGACCTACACGCCGAGGAGCAGCGCGCGAGCGACGAGCGGCTGTCCGACCTCGTGGACAAGATCTCCGAGTACGAGCAGCAGttcgcccccgcccccgcccccgcccccggtAGCCCCTCAGGCAGGCTGCCCACCATCGACGAGAGCTACAGCCTCGAGCTGCAGTTCAACGACCTACAAGACGAATTCGACAAATACAAACAAGACACGGAAGAACAATTGAAGGCGAAAACGGAAGAGATTGAAAAGCTAAAGGAAAAGATTAAAATGTTAGAGGAGCGACCCGTTGTGAACGGAAGTAATAGACCGAGTCCGATCGACTACTTGTGGAGTCAGGGCACGATCCACAGTCCTCAAGGCAGGACGGAGAAGGCAGTGCGGAACTACCAGAACCCAGCGTTCATGCAGCCGGAGGTGCGGAGCTCGTCGGACAGTGACCGGGAGCGGCCCGGGCTGAGTCCCATCCGCAGGCCGATGACCCAGCGGAGTGCCTCAGCTGGGACACTCCGGGACGAGCCACAGGTGTTGCACTGCTCCGAGCTGGAGGGACAACTGAGGCAACAGGCTCAG ATGGTGCAGCGCAACCCGTGCGCGTGCGGGGCTCTGGAGGCGCGCTGCCGGCAGCTGGCGGCCGCGCTGCGCCACCGCCAGCTGTGCCTCGATGCCGTGCAGC AAGCAGCGCGCACAGAAGGCTGCGCTCTACGGGcccgcgtggcggcggcggaggcggcggcggcgcggctgcaCGCGCGCCTCGCCAGCGCAGACCTGCTGGTCAAGGAGCTGTACGTCGAGAACTGCCAGCTCAGCCAGCACCAGACCAGGTTGTTGTGA
- the LOC119694008 gene encoding chitinase-3-like protein 1: protein MTFSYRDAASGTYYQANEVVVVNMKSDSSDSPPSSDVLELIFDARRESLDKPVSHFRPSIVSYALFALSVAGLCTMTFIITTSVLFVQEPPPPRPTLDYLAERELAFANYMNDRHNDMTLNKVISCYYNTPSENGTNDLMPLDINPKLCTHINIAFAQVVNKEIVLNENQERTIKEIIKLRLKNKDLKILLSVGGAGGHNGFSEMVVDHASRKTFIRSIKAILRNYTLDGIDLDWEFPAIHAARPNTTSNVTVNAAWASMVMQNLGTPQVYEHGRERQHFSQLLREIRNEFFRERKDYLLTVAVGAPKIIVDTAYDVEQLNMYVDYINLMTYDFHSYTKLTPFTGLNSPLYPRATEQLYLSTLNINFTVNMYVSKGMYPCKIVVGIPTYGHSFHLVNPTNIDIGSPASGFGTLGSLGFVDYSEICKFINDHTGDVIVKKDNETKVPYLYHSHDWVSYDDPISVMEKAKYILDNRLLGAMIYSLNADDYRGDCQVLGVDKKFPLLQSIRDTFNK, encoded by the coding sequence ATGACCTTCAGCTATCGTGACGCGGCATCGGGAACTTATTATCAGGCAAATGAAGTTGTTGTTGTAAACATGAAGTCTGATTCGTCTGATTCACCACCCTCATCGGATGTCCTGGAGCTCATATTTGACGCAAGAAGAGAAAGTTTAGATAAGCCAGTCAGTCATTTTCGTCCATCGATTGTGTCTTATGCTTTATTTGCATTATCAGTAGCCGGCCTGTGTACGATGACTTTTATCATCACAACTTCCGTCCTCTTCGTCCaggagccgccgccgccgcgccccacGCTGGACTACCTGGCCGAGAGGGAACTCGCCTTCGCCAACTATATGAATGACAGGCACAATGACATGACGTTGAACAAAGTGATATCTTGCTACTACAACACTCCCTCAGAGAATGGTACAAATGATCTTATGCCACTTGATATCAATCCCAAACTCTGTACTCATATAAATATAGCATTTGCTCAGGTTGTTAATAAAGAGATTGTATTGAACGAAAACCAAGAACGGACTATAAAGGAAATCATAAAACTGAGGCTGAAGAATAAAGATCTCAAAATATTGCTCTCAGTAGGAGGTGCCGGCGGCCACAACGGCTTCTCCGAGATGGTGGTGGACCATGCATCCAGGAAGACATTCATAAGATCTATCAAAGCAATTCTGAGAAATTACACCCTGGATGGAATAGATCTGGACTGGGAGTTCCCAGCAATACACGCCGCCCGTCCAAATACCACCAGCAATGTAACTGTTAATGCTGCTTGGGCCTCCATGGTCATGCAGAACCTGGGCACTCCCCAGGTCTATGAGCATGGCCGTGAGCGACAACACTTCTCCCAGCTACTCCGGGAAATCCGCAATGAGTTCTTCCGGGAGAGAAAAGACTACCTACTCACTGTTGCTGTCGGAGCTCCCAAAATCATTGTTGATACTGCCTATGATGTGGAACAGTTGAATATGTATGTCGATTATATCAACCTCATGACATATGACTTCCACTCATACACCAAACTTACACCATTCACTGGATTAAACTCACCACTGTATCCAAGAGCTACGGAGCAATTATACCTGTCTACCTTGAATATAAACTTCACTGTTAACATGTATGTCAGCAAAGGCATGTACCCATGCAAGATTGTGGTGGGGATACCCACTTACGGACACAGCTTTCATCTAGTGAACCCAACCAACATAGACATTGGCAGTCCAGCTTCAGGCTTTGGAACTCTTGGAAGCTTAGGATTTGTGGATTACTCGGAGATATGCAAGTTCATCAATGACCACACAGGAGACGTCATTGTGAAGAAGGACAACGAGACCAAAGTTCCTTATCTGTATCACTCTCATGATTGGGTCTCCTACGACGATCCCATCAGTGTCATGGAGAAAGCAAAGTACATCCTGGACAACCGTCTGCTGGGCGCCATGATCTATTCACTGAATGCCGACGACTACCGCGGAGACTGCCAGGTGCTGGGTGTTGATAAGAAGTTTCCACTTTTGCAGTCCATCAGAGACACTTTTAACAAGTAG